The DNA window CTTCATGTTCTCCCGCAGGAACAGATCACGAGCCACGCGCAGCGTCTTGGCGTCGGTCACGCGGATGCCCTCCTCGAACTGGggctcgacgccggcctgctcgagcaggGTGTTGAGCTGtggcccggcgccgtggaCGATGACGGGGTAGAGGCCGACGGTGTAGAGGAAAGCCAGGCTCGAGCAGAGCTCGTCGAGGTAGTCGGTGAGaatggcgccgccgaccttgATGACGGCAAAGCGCTGGGACGAGACGGAAGTGAACAACGAGAGATACTGCTGGACCTCGCGCTTGGAGCCGACGGACGACAGGGTCTGCACGATCATGGCCCGGGTGCTGAGGTCGGCGGTCCGGGCAGCGGACGTGGAGAATGGTCTGTGGCggcggacggcgccgggcacgGCGGAGAGGGCGGGCGCACGAGACCGGAGGGGCACGCGGCGGACGGTGCGGCGGGCGCCCGCCCGGAGGGCAACAGCACTGGCAGAGAGCATGGTTGGGAGCGGGGTGCCGAGAAGGAAGAGGGAAGAGGGAAGAGAGGAAGGTGGAAGGTGTCCCCTGGAAGACTCGTCGAGAACAGCTGTGGGCGGGTTGCTAGGCTGCCGATGTGACTAACAATCCCTAGCGGTAATAAACAGCGCTGCTTGACCGCAACTGGGCCTCGGCTGAGTCAATCGCAAGCGGACCACCTACCATTGACTGCGGGGAAGCCAACGGGACGAGGACAGAGGAGAGGCGGAGGCCCTGCCGGAGGTCAATGGCAAGAGGTCGAGGATCAGACGCGATGCCGGAGTCGGTGGTCTCCCCCCAGGGCTTTTTTAGGTCGGGACCCTGGGCAACTGTCGGTCTagcggggcggcgggagcCGATTGTTGGTGGAGGGGCAGCCACggcagaaaaaaaaaattgaGAACCGAAACCGCTGCAGATGGGAACCTTGGCAGCCGCTCAGACCCCGGTTTGGGGCAGGTCCCTGCAAACCACTGTGGAGCGACCCAGGCAGGGCAGGACAGACACAGAGCAAAGACCTGCAGACGCCAAAAACATGCCGCCTCGCTCTGTCCAATGCCATTCACGACGATCACATTCCATTAATCGCTCATACTGGAGGATGCCGCGTTGTCTACGGAATACTAGGCGGTACCACCACGTGCACAAGCAAGCAGCCCTCTGTATAACCGGGACGGGGCAGGCCGGTGGCAGAGCGACATCGTCTGAAATGTCTCATGCCAAGGCCGCGTGCGCTACTAATGCAAACCCATAGGAGTCGCCGCAGGCAGAGCACAGCGCAGCTATCGTGAGACCTTGCCATTGAGTGCAACGGCGGCTTGCTAGCTGGCATGGGTTAATTTAAGTGTCGAGAAGCCGGTACCTTGGCCAAGCTGGAGCTTGGTGAGGTCAGACCGGACTTTGCCAGGTTCAGCTCCGGGTCTGAGCCGCGGTGTTGAGCGCTCCGGAGTCGGTTCAGGTCAGGTCAATCGAGACGCTGAGGTTAGGTCCTCGCTCTCCCGTgctccctccctctccctcgcGATGTGCTCTTCAGCTCGTCACGTTGTACTTGCAGTCCTCTACTGTTCCACAGGACTCGAGCGCCCGCCGCAATGCGACTCTTTTCCATGGCCTGCACACGAGCACGTCATCGAGAACCGTCAAAGTCGTCATGCTCATGACTGCCATCTTTAATTAGCCGTAATGGGGGAACCCGCTGCCTCGCAATCCATCATAAGTACACATGTGCAGTAGGGACAAGTTCATCGCTCCAAGCTGAGGTCCACGCAACGCCGAGTGGCCCGCTGCCAGGCCGTGGCGCCCAGCGAGGAGGCCGTGATTGAAATCAGAAAACAAACTCCCAGAAAGCAAAATCCCAGACGAGCATCAATCCCGTTCCCGGCGGATCGTCATTCCATGCGCAACCCCCGTCCTGTGTGTCCGCTCCGCAACCGCCCTCTTGGTCACCGtagcgccgacgccgagtcTAATGTCTCGTGGCGAGAACTGAGCCCGTCGTTAATATGCCGTGTAGGCGTAAAGGAAGGCGGGGTAGCACCTACCTGAtgggatgatgatgatggcaAGAAGGACAACGATGCCGACAATGAGCCAGATGCGCATCTTCATATCCTGCAAAGAACCGTCAGATGCCGACGAAGATTGATGGTGAGCGCGGCTCCGAGGGTTGCGCTCACCTTCCACCACATCTTCTTGCGGACCTGGttggcgccgcggcggaagCTCTGCGCGGACTGCGCCAGGTCGTCTGTCTTGTTTTGCAGGTGGTCCAGACGCGCGCCACGGTCCGCGACCTTGTTGAGGTTCTCGCGCATCACACCGACGGTGTCATCGATTTGCTGGAAACGCAGAGTCAGCCATCCGTTCTCCATATGCCTGACGGCGCGATGCCCACGGCAGAGTGCAAGCAGCATGCGATCGAATCCGTATATAGCCCCTCAACGCGCGCCGGGTTGTGCAAGGTTCTCCAGAGATAGAACTATCGATGCCCCGCTAAGCACATCCAGTGGCCGCGGGCAAACTGTGtcaggctgctgccggctCGCGGCCGCAAGCTCGACCTTGGTGGTTCGTCGCCTGCGAGCATGCTTGGGCGCAGCGACGCTTTCCGCCAGACTTCTCCATCGTAGACAAGGTGGTTGAGTTGGTGCGCTCAGTGCAATTCTCGGCATTCGGGTAGCCACCGGAGGCAGCGAGCGATGAGGGTGCAGCTTGGTGGCCGTTTGAAGCCCGGGACGCCGGATCGGAACCCGTCACATGGCTTGCCTTCCCGCGCGATCGCACACTGCTCGGTAAAGTCCAAGGAAACCACCCACCTCCTGGATCCTCTTTGTTCTGTCATTTTGGCTTCCCTGGCCGCTGGGAATGTACGGGTCATACGGCTCCGAAGACATgctgacgggcggcggcggacgctAATAGTGGCGAGAAGATGGTTCCGCTAAGCGAAGAACAATCGCAGGCAGTCTAGTTTCGCTGGAAAATTCGGCGCGCTACGGCAGGGCGATGGGGATGGTGAATCCGAAATGATGCGGAGGTACGAGATGAGAGCAAGGTCGTTGGTGAAAGACTGACGGGCTGCGCCGGCGGTTGAGAGCCTGTTTTCTGCAGGCGACACGCCAGCCGGAAACGAGCAGGGGATGACCGGGGAACGCGGCTGTGTCAGGTGCCAATTGAAAACGTACCAGGCCCTGCCGATCAGCCACTAACATGCATATGCCTTGTGCTGTGCATGGGACGTTAGCGCCTTAGCTTGCCAAGCCTCTGCAGGCACAGAGATCCATCGGCCGCCCAGGCGCCAGAGATTGCCAACTTGCAGCTCCGCATGTGCTTTGTTCCCAAGTCTCGGAGAGAGGTTGGGGCTGGGAGCTCCTTCGACACGGACAGGTTTTTTCTTCATTATTTCTTTGAATGCTCCCCCATTCATTACCTTTTTCTGCATCTTTCTCGGCGACAGTGCTTACTACTAATTGAATGTAGATGAGGATGGCTGAGTTGGCCACCTACCTCGTGTTATGTCGTCAGCACTCGAACCCAAGCGAGAGCCATGGAGCGAAGGAGGGAAGCCAATAGCGAAAGGACCTAGGTGTAGTCCGTATCCGTACCTTGCTTCCGCACGGATCCGTAACTCCCTGCTCGTTCTCAAGATCCTCCTAACGGTGCCTGTCCCAGCCTTCAAGGTTGCACAGCCCAATGGAAAGCACTGTTCGCCGGCTTGTCGCAACTCTGTTTCATCGCCGCAATGCCCTCCTCTGCGACTGCAAGCTACCGGCTGTTGTTGAATCAATTTTCTCCGCATTTTACCGCCCTGCCGTTTGCTACCCACATAGTATATTGTGGTAGAGGTTGAGTCCGCGACTTTCCTGTGATTTAAGGGTATTGGGGCCGAGTTGGAAACGGCGCAACAGAAGGtcgggtcgtcgttaaagaggtcccgccaagactaatttcggaacctaccgcttacaagtatttacaaatcgccaaggccacgacgacttcgagcaacatcaacaacgaagaatcgcaaagactcgtagcaacaacttcgcgaaacctcaaccaaatcgaaagaaaagaaaacgaagttaacccgcaccctaaccttgacctacaccctaaccttaacccgaatcctaaccagcgggggggctggcgccgccccccgtacccctggcgaactaaccccttggcgatagagcaaacgccttggcaatcggggttgcgtaaaaacgctgtaaaaacattgccgacaattggccgaaattagtcttggcgggacctctttaacgtctaccgaAGGTCGGTTGTTGTTGGGGGCTGTTGTGTGAAGCAGGACCAGGATGTCTTTTGGACAGAGAGGACAGTGCGACAGGAttcaaccctaacccttcaAATCTTGAATTTTTTTCCCAGGCCGGCGCCACCTTGCCAAGACCGGAGCCATTCTTCAATCAGCGAACGCACTATCGCCGGTTCTAGCCGACCACCGCAGGTTTTGGCTCACCCCGTCCCCGATTCTTCCGGACACGGGGCATCCCTCAGCACAATGGCGTCGCCCATGCCCATCCAGAGGATGCAGGCGCCGTTGCGGCGCTCTCTCgcacgcgccgccgcgctctcATCCCGCAGCTATGCCACGATTCCATCCCCCTCCgatgcgcagcagccgcagccccaGTCCGCCACCACATCCCCAGACGCCAGCACCCCCGGCAAGCCACGCCCGACCTACTTCAAAGACACCGTAGTCGCTCCCTTCTCCGActtcctcccctcctccgGCCCGCTCCCGCCCAGCGAGGCCTACGCGCCGCGGACGGCCACGGTCGGGCCCGAAGGGCGCAAGCAGACCATCACGCGGCTGCCCGACTGGCTCAAGACGCCGATCCCGTCGGCGGGGGCGAACCCCAACTTCGCCAAGATCAAGTCGGACCTGCGCGGGCTGGGCCTGCACACGGTGTGCGAGGAGGCGCGGTGCCCCAACATCGGCGAGTGctggggcggcagcagccgcgcggcggcgacggcgaccaTCATGCTGATGGGCGACACGTGCACGCGCGGCTGCCGCTTCTGCAGCGTCAAGACCAgccgcacgccgccgccgctggaccCGCACGAGCCTGAGAacacggccgaggcgctggcccGCTGGGGGCTCGGCTACGTCGTGCTGACGAGCGTCGACCGCGACGATctggccgacggcggggcGCGGCACTTTGCCGAGACGATCCGGAGGAtcaaggcgaagaagccgaCCATACTGGTGGAGGCGCTGACGGGGGATTTTGGCGGGGATTTGGAGATGGTGAAGGTTGTGGCGGAGAGCGGGCTGGATGTGTACGCACATAACGTCGAGACGGTGGAGGGGCTGACGCCCTATGTGCGGGACCGGAGGGCGACCTTTAGGCAGAGCTTGAAGGTGCTGGAGCACGTGAAGGCGGTGAGGGGGAAGGAGGGTATCATTACCAAGACGAGCATCATGTTGGGGTTGGGcgagacggaggaggagattTGGGAGACGCTTAGGGGTAAGTTGCGTTTCCATGTCAAGTCCCCCGGGCGAAGAAGCTAACGAGGCTACCAGAGCTGAGGAAgatcgacgtcgacgtcgtcacCTTTGGCCAGTACATGCGGCCTACCAAGCGCCATCTCAAGGTCGAGCGGTACGTCACGCCCCAGGAGTTCGAGCTCTGGAGGCAGCGTGCCCTGGACATGGGATTTTTGTACTGCGCCAGCGGCCCCTTGGTCCGGTCGTCTTACAAGGCCGGTGAGGCGTTCATTGAGAACGTGCTGAAAAAGCGAGCCGGCGAGAAGGCCATGGCTGCCGGGAGTCTCGAccaggctgccgcggccgaggaggcgagCGGCAAATCACTGTAATGATATCCATCAAGTTGAAAAAGCAAGTTCAACATTGTCGAATGGCGTTTCACACACCATTCAAAGGTATACGGGGGCACGGGATAGAGGGATCGCAGGGGCCGAGGCGTTTACGGAACGGAATTAGGACATAACATGTTTGATATTGCAACGCCAATCGTACAAGGTAGATGCGTGATTGCGAGTACGATCGCAGCCACTCCAGATATACACGTTTGCGAGCCTTTGCTCACAAACTCCCTTCCGTCATTCTGCCACGCCCTTCTATCGCGAACCCAATGCCGCCGCACCATATCGAAAGGCAGCGTAGTCCGATACCCTCCGGTGCCTCCTCTACCAACTGGCCTTTTTCACACCCGGCAAGTTACCCGCCAGCGCTTGCAACCGGAAGTTGTACTGCGAACTTGTCAGCCTCCGCCGCggtccccttcccctccctcgACTTAGATACGCCTGCGGTGTCAACCGTACGTACCCTTGACATCTTGAAATCTCTGAAGATACCCCGCCCCTTCCCGCCGAGAATACACCGGTTCCGGATCTGGGTCGGGCGCGTGTAGCAGTGCATCTGggtcagcagcagctgggcgATGGCGCGCGTGCGGGCGGGGAGCGTCGTGTTGCGGATGATGTAGCGCAGCGCTTGTCTGACGTGGAGAGAGAGAGTTTACTTTGTCAGCTGCGATGCGGTGGGCGTCAGCCAGGGGACAAACGGTATTGAATCTGTACCTCtccggctcggcggccgcaaAGGCCTTGCGCTTCGAGTGGTCGCGGATGATCTTGATGTTGGTGAAACACCCGAGGTCGAACTTCTTGGCCCTGAACATCGACATCTTGGCGGTGGATGTGCTAGAGGAATGGCCGAGAGAATGCGGTCGGACAATGCGGTTCGGTGGACGCTCTGAACGCCGTCGACTTGGGCTGCTCGTCGGTCAATGAGGCCTTTCGCGATGGAGCCATCCAGCTGGCCCGCCCACGCCGGGCGAGGTTTGATATTGCCGGGCGGTGTGCCGGAATGTCCCAACACAGCAACTTGGTTGATGCGTGACCCACCCGCTCTGCTGGCGCGGTGGTCTGTGCACGTTGGCAAATTGTCTGTGCACGCCTGCAAATTGGCAATTTGCACACGTGCACAGACCACCTGGGCCAGCCTATATATTTCCtgctccccctcccccattTTCgatttcttttcttcttctttcctCAGCTCTCTTTGCCTTTTGGCTTAGATCAAGTGTAGTATCTGTTCTTTTCAGTTTAATCTCTGAAACTGCTCTACGGAGCAGAATCGTGATTAATCTTATTTTTGGCCCTCGGAGGTCTTGCCTCTGCGCTTGCGCATGCTCGACCTCCACCGTGTCCCTGGTATTACACTGTCTCCAGGCGACGCGAACTGCTTTGCATTTCTTCATTGCAATCTCGAGCGATGCTCGGGATGCGGGGAAGAAATCAATCTGCTGGCATGTTTATCAATGCAGATCGCTGTGGCGGAAGCTTATGGTGACAGGAACGAACGCTCTCAATCGCGGTTGCCAGTGCCCTCGCTCGTCCCGCCGAAGCGACGGTAGGCAGCCGCCAAAGTCAGCAACGTACACAACAATATAAGGTATGTATTCGACATGAGGGTGAGCTTGCTCCGGACAGAATGTGTACACGATTTAGGACTGCCAACCCccggttatagctaaagaggtcccgccaagactaatttcggagactgccgcttacaagtatttacaatcgccacggggtgagcggggccgcgacggggcctcgacgacttcgagcaacatcaacaacgaacaatcgcaaagactcgttgcaacaactttacgaaacctcaaccaaatcgaaaaaaaagaaaacgaagttaaccctcaccctaaccttgaccctcaccctaaccataaccctcaccctaaccagcggggggctggcgccgccccccgcacccccggcgaactaacccgtggctaacccgtggcgatagtgcaaaccccttggcggtcttggcggggtactgacgctgtaaaaacattgccgacaattagccgaaattagtcttggcgggacctctttagccatcagccaaCCCCTATCGATGAGCTTGTTGTCTCCCGTCGCTTGTGTACTCCGTCATCCTGTCGGCCCCGAACAAACGGTATCTGAACCGCAAGCCACCCtgatggcgctggcgcaTGAAGGAGCCGAGCCCGACCAC is part of the Thermothielavioides terrestris NRRL 8126 chromosome 2, complete sequence genome and encodes:
- a CDS encoding mitochondrial 37S ribosomal protein MRP2 is translated as MSMFRAKKFDLGCFTNIKIIRDHSKRKAFAAAEPERQALRYIIRNTTLPARTRAIAQLLLTQMHCYTRPTQIRNRCILGGKGRGIFRDFKMSRYNFRLQALAGNLPGVKKASW